A window from Streptomyces subrutilus encodes these proteins:
- a CDS encoding ATP-binding protein, with product MSIWWSVHLRREAASVPLARRLLLGTMETAGVDPDISFDLSVALTEACANAVEHGGGAGDLPDGAEAYHVTAYLDGDRCRIEVADSGPGFPAATVARRRPALAEHGRGLHLIAELADHVRFRNRPGRGAVVSFDKMLKWRDDSLLGAV from the coding sequence ATGAGCATCTGGTGGTCTGTCCACTTGAGGCGCGAAGCCGCGAGCGTGCCGCTCGCCAGGCGGCTGCTGCTGGGGACGATGGAGACCGCGGGGGTGGACCCGGACATCTCCTTCGACCTCTCGGTGGCGCTGACCGAGGCCTGTGCGAACGCGGTGGAGCACGGCGGAGGCGCCGGCGACCTCCCGGACGGTGCCGAGGCGTACCACGTCACGGCCTATCTGGACGGGGACCGCTGCCGCATCGAGGTGGCGGACTCGGGCCCGGGATTCCCCGCCGCGACGGTGGCCCGCCGCAGACCCGCCCTGGCCGAGCACGGCCGGGGGCTGCACCTGATCGCCGAACTCGCCGACCACGTCCGCTTCCGCAACCGCCCCGGCCGGGGCGCCGTGGTGAGCTTCGACAAGATGCTGAAGTGGCGCGACGACTCCCTCCTCGGGGCGGTCTAG
- a CDS encoding aminopeptidase P family protein — protein sequence MADELTPETPEEEQPKKTHKQRKNGLYPGVSDELAASMRTGWADTELRGLEPIPQAAHTAARRAALSARFPGDRLVIAAGRLKTRSNDTEYPFRASTEYAYLTGDQTENGVLVLEPAGKSGHTATVYLLPRSDRENGEFWLSGQGELWVGRRHSLTEAEQLLGVPAKDVRELAEALAEAEGPVRTVRGHDALIEAALTDKVTKERDEELRVYLSEARAVKDDFEIGEMQKAVDSTVRGFEDVVKVLDKAEATSERYIEGTFFLRARVEGNDVGYGSICAAGPHACTLHWVRNDGDVRSGDLLLLDAGVETHSLYTADVTRTLPVNGTYTDIQRKIYDAVYESQEAGIAAVKPGAKFRDFHDASQHVLAEKLVEWGLLEGPVERVLELGLQRRWTLHGTGHMLGMDVHDCAAARTEAYVDGTLEPGVCLTVEPGLYFQADDLTVPEEYRGIGVRIEDDILVTEDGNRNLSAGLPRASVEVEAWMARLKG from the coding sequence GTGGCTGACGAGCTCACCCCGGAGACCCCGGAAGAAGAGCAGCCCAAGAAGACGCACAAGCAGCGCAAGAACGGTCTGTACCCGGGCGTCAGCGACGAACTCGCGGCGAGCATGCGCACCGGCTGGGCCGACACCGAACTGCGCGGACTGGAGCCGATCCCCCAGGCCGCGCACACCGCCGCCCGCCGCGCCGCGCTGTCCGCCCGCTTCCCCGGCGACCGCCTCGTCATCGCCGCGGGACGGCTGAAGACCCGCTCGAACGACACCGAGTACCCCTTCCGCGCCTCGACCGAGTACGCGTACCTCACCGGCGACCAGACCGAGAACGGCGTCCTGGTCCTGGAGCCCGCCGGGAAGAGCGGCCACACGGCCACCGTCTACCTGCTGCCCCGCTCCGACCGTGAGAACGGCGAGTTCTGGCTGTCCGGCCAGGGCGAGCTGTGGGTCGGCCGCCGCCACTCCCTCACCGAGGCCGAGCAGCTGCTGGGCGTTCCCGCGAAGGACGTCCGCGAGCTCGCCGAGGCCCTCGCCGAGGCCGAGGGCCCGGTGCGCACCGTCCGCGGCCACGACGCCCTGATCGAGGCCGCCCTGACCGACAAGGTCACCAAGGAGCGGGACGAGGAGCTGCGCGTCTACCTCTCCGAGGCCCGCGCGGTGAAGGACGACTTCGAGATCGGCGAGATGCAGAAGGCCGTCGACTCCACCGTCCGCGGTTTCGAGGACGTCGTGAAGGTGCTCGACAAGGCCGAGGCCACGTCCGAGCGCTACATCGAGGGCACCTTCTTCCTGCGCGCCCGGGTCGAGGGCAACGACGTCGGCTACGGCTCGATCTGCGCCGCCGGCCCGCACGCCTGCACCCTGCACTGGGTCCGCAACGACGGCGACGTCCGCTCCGGGGACCTGCTGCTGCTCGACGCCGGCGTGGAGACCCACAGCCTCTACACCGCCGACGTCACCCGCACGCTGCCGGTGAACGGCACGTACACCGACATCCAGCGCAAGATCTACGACGCCGTGTACGAGTCCCAGGAGGCGGGCATCGCCGCCGTCAAGCCGGGCGCGAAGTTCCGTGACTTCCACGACGCCTCGCAGCACGTGCTGGCGGAGAAGCTCGTCGAGTGGGGCCTGCTGGAGGGCCCGGTCGAGCGCGTCCTGGAGCTCGGCCTGCAGCGCCGCTGGACCCTGCACGGCACCGGCCACATGCTCGGCATGGACGTCCACGACTGCGCCGCCGCGCGCACCGAGGCGTACGTGGACGGGACGCTGGAGCCCGGCGTGTGCCTGACGGTGGAGCCCGGCCTGTACTTCCAGGCCGACGACCTGACCGTGCCCGAGGAGTACCGCGGCATCGGCGTCCGGATCGAGGACGACATCCTCGTCACCGAGGACGGCAACCGGAACCTGTCGGCCGGGCTGCCCCGCGCCTCGGTCGAGGTCGAGGCCTGGATGGCGCGCCTGAAGGGCTGA
- a CDS encoding bifunctional DNA primase/polymerase has translation MREILGRRLQWLRDRIQSLRPAPAPSGPPALLDAALTCATAWEWPVLPGVGRSSTDGSRCACPDPDCVVPGAHPFDPGLLAATTDPRMVTWWWTNRPAAPVLMATGGAAPCAVSLPATAAARALVRLDAQGLRLGPVVATPTRWSLLVAPYSLERLGELLYAKDHVPSSLRFHGEGGYLLLPPSAASGGGEVRWEREPRAADRTRPRSVRGPRTAAGDTVRTLWLPDVEAVVDALVEASTGAPGGGSRLAY, from the coding sequence ATGCGCGAGATCCTCGGAAGGCGTCTCCAGTGGCTCCGCGACCGGATCCAGTCCCTGCGCCCCGCCCCGGCGCCGAGCGGACCGCCGGCTCTCCTCGACGCGGCGCTGACCTGCGCCACCGCCTGGGAGTGGCCCGTGCTGCCCGGCGTCGGCCGTTCGAGCACGGACGGCTCGCGGTGTGCCTGCCCCGATCCCGACTGCGTCGTCCCCGGCGCGCACCCCTTCGACCCCGGCCTCCTCGCGGCGACCACGGACCCCCGGATGGTGACGTGGTGGTGGACCAACCGGCCCGCCGCACCGGTTCTGATGGCCACCGGCGGGGCCGCGCCCTGCGCGGTGAGCCTGCCCGCCACCGCCGCGGCGCGCGCCCTCGTACGCCTCGACGCGCAGGGCCTGCGGCTCGGTCCGGTCGTGGCCACGCCCACGCGCTGGTCGCTGCTGGTGGCCCCGTACTCCCTGGAGCGGCTCGGCGAACTGCTCTACGCCAAGGACCACGTGCCCTCCTCGCTGCGCTTCCACGGTGAGGGCGGCTACCTCCTGCTCCCGCCGTCCGCAGCGTCCGGCGGCGGCGAGGTGCGCTGGGAGCGCGAGCCGCGCGCGGCGGACCGCACCCGGCCCCGGTCCGTGCGCGGGCCGCGGACGGCGGCGGGTGACACCGTGCGGACCCTCTGGCTGCCGGACGTCGAGGCGGTCGTGGACGCGCTCGTCGAGGCGAGCACCGGGGCGCCGGGCGGCGGGAGCCGGCTCGCGTACTGA
- a CDS encoding DUF5926 family protein: MAKKRPAAKTAKPQLNTGEIPVVGAREPCPCGSGRRYKACHGAAAAHAVTEHVQRPFEGLPGECDWVALRELVPAATVPLTLKGGLPEGVPSVTLVTVLPMAWPALRREDGSVLLGLQNESSTGDLGRDMADTLERALAAEPGTPVPARRVPAEGPRLQDLLDVDGVFEPVVHSGFEFWIPESESAQSASPEIAASLERANAAAIPTVKLAGVDAAYWCETPDKNHLRWVMPHPEEKLLDALARLHAAGTSSLGEGTRLVGSFRAHGLVVPVWDLPTGVTADDVEKPAAEFAERLAGALASDAPLTTEERRARGGLTNRQVTLS; encoded by the coding sequence ATGGCCAAGAAGCGCCCCGCAGCCAAGACTGCAAAGCCGCAGCTCAACACCGGTGAAATCCCCGTGGTGGGCGCCCGCGAGCCCTGTCCCTGCGGTTCCGGTCGCCGCTACAAGGCCTGCCACGGCGCGGCCGCCGCGCACGCCGTCACCGAGCACGTCCAGCGCCCCTTCGAGGGCCTGCCGGGCGAGTGCGACTGGGTCGCGCTGCGCGAGCTCGTCCCCGCGGCCACCGTGCCGCTGACCCTCAAGGGCGGCCTGCCCGAGGGTGTTCCGTCGGTCACGCTGGTGACCGTACTGCCCATGGCCTGGCCGGCGCTGCGCCGCGAGGACGGGTCCGTCCTGCTCGGTCTGCAGAACGAGTCCTCCACCGGGGACCTCGGCCGCGACATGGCCGACACCCTGGAGCGCGCCCTCGCCGCGGAGCCGGGCACGCCCGTTCCGGCCCGCCGGGTGCCGGCCGAGGGTCCGCGGCTCCAGGACCTGCTGGACGTCGACGGCGTTTTCGAGCCGGTTGTGCACAGCGGCTTCGAATTCTGGATTCCGGAATCGGAGAGCGCCCAGAGCGCCTCCCCGGAGATCGCCGCCTCGCTCGAACGCGCCAACGCGGCGGCCATCCCCACCGTCAAGCTGGCCGGCGTGGACGCGGCCTACTGGTGCGAGACCCCGGACAAGAACCACCTGCGCTGGGTCATGCCGCACCCGGAGGAGAAGCTGCTCGACGCCCTCGCGCGGCTGCACGCGGCCGGCACCTCCTCGCTCGGCGAAGGCACCCGACTGGTCGGTTCCTTCCGGGCGCACGGACTGGTGGTCCCCGTCTGGGACCTGCCGACCGGCGTCACCGCGGACGACGTGGAGAAGCCGGCCGCCGAGTTCGCGGAGCGGCTCGCCGGGGCGCTGGCCTCGGACGCGCCGCTGACCACGGAGGAGCGCCGGGCGCGCGGCGGCCTCACCAACCGCCAGGTCACGCTCAGCTGA
- a CDS encoding glycerophosphodiester phosphodiesterase: MPRPIQVVAHRGASEDAPEHTLAAYRKAIEDGADALECDVRLTADGHLVLVHDRRVNRTSNGRGAVSALELADLAALDFGSWKDREESPDWDADPERTSVLTLERLLELAADAGRPVQLAIETKHPTRWAGQVEERLLFLLKRFGLDAPPAEGPHPVRVMSFSARSLHRVRAAAPTVPTVYLMQFITPRMRDGRLPAGVRIAGPGMRIVRNHPAFIRKLQATGHPVHVWTVNEPEDVQLCADLGVEAIITNRPRQVLSQLGR, from the coding sequence ATGCCGCGCCCCATCCAGGTCGTCGCCCACCGCGGCGCCTCGGAGGATGCCCCCGAACACACCCTGGCCGCCTACCGCAAGGCCATCGAGGACGGCGCCGACGCGCTCGAATGCGATGTCCGGCTCACCGCCGACGGCCATCTGGTCTTGGTCCACGACCGCCGCGTGAACCGTACGTCCAACGGCCGCGGCGCCGTCTCCGCCCTGGAGCTGGCCGATCTCGCCGCGCTCGACTTCGGGTCCTGGAAGGACCGCGAGGAGTCCCCCGACTGGGACGCCGACCCCGAGCGCACCTCGGTCCTCACCCTGGAGCGCCTGCTGGAGCTGGCCGCGGACGCCGGCCGGCCGGTCCAGCTGGCGATCGAGACGAAGCACCCGACCCGCTGGGCCGGACAGGTGGAGGAGCGCCTCCTCTTCCTACTCAAGCGCTTCGGCCTGGACGCCCCGCCCGCCGAGGGACCCCATCCGGTCCGGGTCATGAGCTTCTCCGCGCGCTCCCTCCACCGCGTGCGGGCCGCGGCGCCGACGGTGCCGACCGTGTACCTGATGCAGTTCATCACCCCCCGCATGCGGGACGGACGGCTGCCGGCCGGAGTGCGCATCGCCGGTCCGGGCATGCGGATCGTGCGCAACCACCCCGCCTTCATCCGCAAACTCCAGGCCACCGGACATCCCGTCCACGTGTGGACGGTGAACGAGCCGGAAGACGTTCAGCTGTGCGCTGACCTCGGTGTAGAGGCCATCATCACGAACAGACCCCGTCAGGTTCTGTCCCAGCTGGGACGCTGA
- a CDS encoding S1C family serine protease, with protein sequence MSTENEGNAAQTPPAAPSAPPAPASETQATAPAPQPAPAPAPHHPADARPTDGPPAAAVPAAPAQPPAGPPAADPATQQLPPTAPPGAEPTQHLPHTQPPQAPAQAPAQAPAYGQDPAPAYGQAPAYGQAPAQGQDPAPAYGEPQAGAQAPAAHGAGGWPPPPPTVPAYGAGGGHGGAAWGTTYADGNPPPKKKGRGGLIAGVLVAALLAGGIGGGVGYWAAERSDNGSGSTTISAGNTPKDLKRDANSIAGLASGALPSVVTIEASAGDGEGGTGTGFVYDQQGHILTNNHVVASAANGGKLSATFSDGKKYEAEVVGRAQGYDVAVLKLKNPPAGLKPLPLGDSEKVAVGDPTIAIGAPFGLSNTVTTGIVSAKNRPVASGDGSGGKNSYMSALQTDASINPGNSGGPLIDGRGAVIGINSAIQSAGNGGFGGGQAGSIGLGFAIPINQAKNVAESLIKTGKPVYPVISVSVDLQAKGDGAKISEQGAAANDLVDPNGPAGKAGLKPGDVITEFGGKPVDSGPSLISMIWTYKPGDTVKLTYLRGGKPTTVDITLGSRVGDK encoded by the coding sequence GTGAGCACCGAGAACGAGGGCAACGCGGCCCAGACGCCCCCCGCGGCCCCGTCCGCACCACCTGCTCCGGCCTCCGAGACGCAGGCGACGGCCCCCGCGCCGCAGCCCGCGCCCGCGCCGGCACCGCACCACCCGGCCGACGCCCGCCCGACCGACGGACCGCCTGCGGCGGCCGTTCCGGCGGCCCCGGCCCAGCCCCCCGCGGGACCGCCCGCCGCCGATCCGGCGACGCAGCAGCTCCCCCCGACGGCCCCGCCCGGCGCCGAGCCGACCCAGCACCTCCCGCACACGCAGCCGCCGCAGGCCCCGGCGCAGGCTCCGGCGCAGGCTCCGGCGTACGGGCAGGACCCGGCTCCGGCCTACGGACAGGCTCCGGCCTACGGACAGGCTCCGGCGCAGGGGCAGGACCCCGCTCCGGCCTACGGAGAGCCCCAGGCCGGGGCGCAGGCTCCGGCCGCGCACGGCGCCGGGGGCTGGCCGCCCCCGCCGCCGACCGTTCCGGCGTACGGCGCGGGCGGCGGCCACGGCGGCGCCGCCTGGGGAACCACGTACGCGGACGGGAACCCTCCGCCCAAGAAGAAGGGCCGCGGCGGCCTGATCGCGGGCGTCCTCGTCGCGGCCCTGCTCGCGGGCGGCATCGGCGGCGGGGTCGGCTACTGGGCCGCGGAGCGCAGCGACAACGGCAGCGGCTCCACGACGATCAGCGCCGGCAACACGCCCAAGGACCTCAAGCGCGACGCGAACTCCATCGCGGGCCTGGCGTCCGGCGCCCTGCCCAGCGTGGTCACCATCGAGGCCTCGGCCGGCGACGGCGAGGGCGGCACGGGCACCGGCTTCGTCTACGACCAGCAGGGCCACATCCTCACCAACAACCACGTCGTGGCCTCCGCCGCGAACGGCGGAAAGCTCTCCGCGACCTTCTCCGACGGCAAGAAGTACGAAGCCGAGGTAGTGGGCCGCGCGCAGGGCTACGACGTCGCCGTGCTCAAGCTGAAGAACCCGCCGGCCGGCCTCAAGCCGCTCCCGCTCGGCGACTCCGAGAAGGTCGCCGTCGGCGACCCGACCATCGCGATCGGCGCCCCCTTCGGCCTGTCCAACACGGTCACCACGGGCATCGTCAGCGCCAAGAACCGTCCGGTCGCCTCGGGCGACGGCTCCGGCGGCAAGAACTCGTACATGAGCGCCCTGCAGACGGACGCCTCGATCAATCCGGGCAACTCCGGCGGCCCGCTGATCGACGGCCGCGGCGCGGTCATCGGCATCAACTCCGCCATCCAGTCGGCCGGCAACGGCGGCTTCGGCGGCGGCCAGGCCGGCTCCATCGGCCTCGGCTTCGCCATCCCGATCAACCAGGCGAAGAACGTCGCCGAATCGCTGATCAAGACCGGCAAGCCGGTGTACCCGGTGATCTCGGTCTCCGTGGACCTCCAGGCCAAGGGCGACGGCGCCAAGATCTCCGAGCAGGGCGCGGCCGCCAACGACCTGGTCGACCCGAACGGTCCGGCCGGCAAGGCGGGACTCAAGCCCGGCGACGTCATCACCGAGTTCGGCGGCAAGCCGGTCGACAGCGGCCCGTCCCTGATCAGCATGATCTGGACGTACAAGCCGGGCGACACGGTGAAGCTGACCTACCTGCGCGGCGGCAAGCCGACCACGGTCGACATCACCCTCGGCTCGCGGGTCGGGGACAAGTAG
- a CDS encoding LysR family transcriptional regulator, producing MFDSRHIRTFHAVVTSGSYSAAARALGYTQPAITQQMKALERSVGTPLFTRVGRRMQLTEAGESLSRHAEAILGSLSAAEAQLTAYARLRTGRVRLCGFPSANATLVPDALSGLAAEHPGIQVELLEGEPPGSLRRLERGECDITLAFTYPGLHEEVPEEVAEIRLLEDQLTVLLPTGHPLARRRAVHLADLAGERWIAGCPRCRANLLHECAELGFVPDIRFATDDNLVVQSLVAQGLGVAMMPALVLPSLSLSRVCGRALQPAARRHIAAYVYRDHLRVPATAVVLDALRRVAANRVGC from the coding sequence GTGTTCGATTCTCGGCACATACGGACGTTCCACGCCGTCGTCACCTCCGGGTCCTACTCGGCGGCGGCCCGCGCCCTCGGGTACACCCAGCCCGCCATCACCCAGCAGATGAAGGCGCTCGAACGCTCCGTCGGCACCCCGCTGTTCACCCGGGTGGGACGCCGGATGCAGCTCACCGAGGCCGGCGAGTCCCTGTCCCGCCACGCGGAGGCCATCCTCGGCAGCCTCTCCGCGGCCGAGGCGCAGCTGACGGCCTACGCCCGCCTGCGCACCGGACGGGTACGCCTGTGCGGCTTCCCCAGCGCCAACGCCACGCTCGTCCCGGACGCCCTGAGCGGCCTGGCCGCGGAGCACCCGGGCATCCAGGTGGAACTGCTGGAGGGCGAGCCGCCGGGGTCCCTGCGCCGGCTGGAGCGCGGCGAGTGCGACATCACCCTGGCGTTCACCTACCCGGGCCTGCACGAGGAGGTCCCGGAGGAGGTGGCCGAGATCAGGCTGCTGGAGGACCAGCTGACGGTGCTGCTCCCGACCGGGCACCCGCTCGCCCGGCGCCGGGCCGTGCACCTCGCGGACCTCGCCGGGGAACGGTGGATCGCGGGCTGCCCGCGCTGCCGGGCGAACCTGCTGCACGAGTGCGCGGAGCTGGGCTTCGTGCCCGACATCCGCTTCGCCACCGACGACAACCTGGTGGTGCAGAGCCTGGTCGCGCAGGGGTTGGGCGTGGCGATGATGCCCGCGCTGGTACTGCCCTCGCTCTCCCTCAGCCGTGTCTGCGGCCGGGCGCTCCAGCCGGCCGCCCGCCGCCACATCGCGGCCTACGTCTACCGGGACCACCTGCGGGTACCGGCGACGGCGGTGGTGCTGGACGCGCTGCGACGGGTCGCGGCGAACCGGGTCGGCTGCTGA
- a CDS encoding cysteine dioxygenase family protein → MTTTTPARTTTRMAALVREIRSVVDRGLAPDVTAYLVGEVLAPHLGAADLLTPAQREGDPERYRQHVLHAESDGSFSVVALVWLPGQETCIHDHVSWCVAGVHQGAESERRYRLVPGTGTGTGAGSGSGGGSGGGSARLVATEDVVNGQGDVCGFAPPGDIHSVRNSCAGTAISLHVYGADVSRLGTSIRRVYTLPVG, encoded by the coding sequence ATGACCACCACGACGCCGGCCCGCACCACCACGAGGATGGCCGCCCTCGTCCGTGAGATCCGCTCGGTCGTCGACCGGGGCCTGGCGCCCGACGTGACCGCGTACCTGGTGGGCGAGGTGCTGGCCCCGCACCTGGGTGCCGCCGACCTGCTGACGCCGGCGCAGCGGGAGGGCGACCCGGAGCGCTACCGCCAGCACGTCCTGCACGCCGAGTCCGACGGGAGCTTCTCGGTGGTGGCCCTGGTGTGGCTGCCCGGTCAGGAGACCTGCATCCACGACCACGTGTCGTGGTGCGTGGCCGGCGTGCACCAGGGCGCGGAGAGCGAGCGGCGCTACCGCCTGGTGCCGGGGACCGGGACGGGCACGGGTGCGGGGTCCGGATCGGGTGGCGGGTCCGGTGGCGGGTCCGCGCGGCTGGTGGCCACCGAGGACGTGGTCAACGGGCAGGGCGACGTGTGCGGTTTCGCCCCGCCGGGCGACATCCACTCCGTGCGCAACTCCTGTGCCGGTACCGCGATATCCCTCCACGTCTACGGCGCCGACGTGTCCCGGCTGGGCACGAGCATCCGCCGCGTCTACACGCTCCCCGTCGGCTGA
- a CDS encoding YeiH family protein, whose protein sequence is MALLNRPQGAPVRRVSRETSTPWPGLAAAAAGALVAWLVHRAVPAVPMLTAAVVLGIAAAHLPGPRVFVRGTARPGLSLAGRRLMRIGIVLLGLGLGLDQVVRLGWATVAMVAGVVAATFFGTLWLGRRLGLPGDQPLLIATGYSICGASAIGAVSEVSGSDEEDVAASVALVTLCGTLAIAVLPLLQGPLGLSDPEFGRWVGASVHDVGQVVATAQAAGPGALGEAVLVKLMRVALLAPLVAAVAFSVRARRRGVRTASGRRPAPVPLFVAGFLAAAALRATGVLPDAALEWAHTAQEALLAAALFGLGSAVHLPTLARTGGRAATLGLGAWVVVAGVSYLGVLLTL, encoded by the coding sequence ATGGCCCTCCTCAACCGCCCCCAGGGCGCGCCGGTCCGCCGTGTTTCACGTGAAACATCCACTCCTTGGCCCGGGTTGGCCGCGGCCGCGGCCGGAGCGCTGGTGGCGTGGCTCGTCCACCGGGCGGTGCCCGCGGTACCGATGCTGACCGCCGCGGTGGTGCTGGGCATCGCCGCCGCGCACCTTCCCGGCCCGCGCGTCTTCGTACGGGGCACCGCCCGCCCGGGGCTCTCCCTGGCCGGGCGGCGACTGATGCGGATCGGCATCGTCCTGCTGGGCCTCGGGCTGGGGCTCGACCAGGTGGTGCGGCTGGGCTGGGCGACCGTGGCCATGGTGGCCGGGGTGGTGGCGGCCACCTTCTTCGGCACCCTGTGGCTGGGTCGCCGCCTCGGACTCCCGGGCGACCAACCCCTGTTGATCGCCACCGGGTACTCGATCTGCGGGGCCTCGGCGATCGGTGCGGTGAGCGAGGTCTCGGGCAGCGACGAGGAGGACGTCGCCGCCTCGGTGGCCCTGGTCACCCTGTGCGGAACGCTGGCCATCGCGGTGCTGCCGCTGCTCCAGGGACCGCTGGGACTGTCGGACCCGGAGTTCGGGCGCTGGGTCGGCGCGAGCGTCCACGACGTCGGGCAGGTGGTGGCCACGGCCCAGGCCGCGGGCCCGGGAGCCCTCGGCGAGGCCGTGCTCGTCAAGCTGATGCGGGTGGCGCTGCTGGCCCCGCTGGTGGCGGCCGTGGCCTTCTCCGTACGGGCCCGGCGGCGCGGAGTGCGCACCGCCTCGGGCCGCAGGCCGGCCCCGGTGCCGCTGTTCGTGGCCGGGTTCCTCGCGGCGGCCGCCCTGCGGGCCACGGGGGTGCTGCCCGACGCGGCGCTGGAGTGGGCGCACACCGCCCAGGAGGCGCTGCTGGCCGCGGCCCTGTTCGGACTCGGGAGCGCGGTGCACCTGCCGACGCTGGCCCGGACCGGCGGGCGGGCCGCGACGCTGGGTCTCGGGGCCTGGGTGGTGGTGGCCGGGGTGTCGTACCTCGGGGTGCTGCTGACCCTGTGA
- a CDS encoding trypsin-like serine peptidase, with translation MNRRRTVLSTLLSAGALLAGALTAAPPAAASDAPASAAFRQQHVQGFWSAERMRGATPLDVTAAPGAARTPVAAPAARPTAIAPTAPAAASPTAFPQGGGAWTGGGAVVKTSGRVFFTMGDRTASCSGDSITSANGSTVITAGHCVKYQGAWHTNWVFVPAYDNGNAPYGQWSATKTFATDQWAASEDMNMDVGLAVVAPLNGRTLSQAVGAQGILFNGGYNKRMYSFGFPAAAPYDGTKLVYCSGNSGKDFLLTKDHSLSCNMTGGSSGGPWFQDFDEATGLGTQVSVNSFGYTFLPNRMYGPYFGNEAKAAYDKAQTA, from the coding sequence GTGAATCGTCGTCGCACCGTCCTGTCCACCCTCTTATCCGCCGGCGCCCTCCTCGCGGGCGCCCTCACGGCCGCGCCCCCTGCCGCCGCCTCGGACGCGCCCGCGTCCGCCGCCTTCCGGCAGCAGCACGTCCAGGGCTTCTGGAGCGCCGAGCGCATGCGGGGCGCCACCCCGCTCGACGTCACGGCGGCCCCGGGAGCGGCCCGTACCCCGGTCGCCGCCCCCGCCGCCCGACCCACCGCCATCGCCCCGACGGCCCCGGCCGCCGCCTCCCCCACCGCGTTCCCGCAGGGGGGCGGTGCGTGGACCGGCGGTGGGGCGGTCGTGAAGACCTCGGGCCGGGTCTTCTTCACCATGGGCGACCGGACCGCGTCCTGCTCCGGCGACTCGATCACCAGCGCCAACGGCAGCACGGTGATCACGGCCGGCCACTGCGTGAAGTACCAGGGGGCCTGGCACACGAACTGGGTGTTCGTCCCGGCCTACGACAACGGCAACGCCCCCTACGGCCAGTGGTCGGCCACCAAGACGTTCGCCACCGACCAGTGGGCCGCGAGCGAAGACATGAACATGGACGTCGGCCTCGCCGTCGTCGCACCGCTGAACGGCCGCACGCTCAGCCAGGCGGTGGGAGCCCAGGGCATCCTCTTCAACGGCGGCTACAACAAGAGGATGTACTCCTTCGGCTTCCCGGCCGCGGCCCCGTACGACGGCACGAAGCTCGTCTACTGCAGCGGCAACAGCGGCAAGGACTTCCTGCTGACCAAGGACCACAGCCTGTCCTGCAACATGACCGGCGGCTCCAGCGGCGGCCCCTGGTTCCAGGACTTCGACGAGGCCACGGGCCTGGGCACCCAGGTCTCGGTCAACAGCTTCGGCTACACCTTCCTGCCGAACCGCATGTACGGCCCGTACTTCGGCAACGAGGCCAAGGCGGCCTACGACAAGGCCCAGACGGCCTGA